Proteins from one Romboutsia sp. CE17 genomic window:
- the sleC gene encoding spore cortex-lytic germination protein SleC, with protein sequence MQDGFLTVNVVDSRTNSPIQGATVNIYSTPTESGQSQTTVYSNLKSDISGQVTNLSLPAPDISYSQQPSDVKPYSEYTVEVIANGYETVVINGTQLFATVESRQGVPMGERQRSRLSYSRQNEVIFNIPANTLWGNFPPKIPESDLKPLPAPTGFVVLDNPVVPEFIVVHDGLPEDTSAQNYWIPFKDYIKNVAASEIYSTWPTQTIYSNVIAIISFTLNRVYTEWYRSKGYSFTITSSTAYDHKFINNRNFFDTINVVVDDIFNTYIKRPPTARQPLLAQYCDGQKAQCPNQMTQWGSKDLGDQGKSYEEILRYFYGDEIIFEQAPVVSGVPVSYPNETLQIGSNNRYVKTIQNQLNAISRSYPAIPKVKEDGIYGESTAESVKTFQRIFGLPQTGVVDFKTWYEISRVYVAVTKIASLNPTI encoded by the coding sequence ATGCAAGATGGTTTTTTAACTGTTAATGTAGTTGACTCAAGAACTAACAGCCCAATCCAAGGAGCTACGGTAAATATATATTCCACTCCCACAGAAAGTGGTCAAAGTCAAACTACTGTATATAGCAATTTAAAAAGCGATATTTCGGGTCAGGTTACTAATTTAAGCTTACCTGCTCCAGATATATCTTATTCTCAACAGCCTTCAGATGTAAAACCATACAGTGAGTATACAGTTGAAGTTATTGCTAATGGTTATGAAACTGTTGTTATAAATGGTACACAATTATTTGCTACTGTAGAATCTCGTCAAGGAGTTCCTATGGGAGAAAGGCAAAGATCTAGATTATCATATTCTAGACAAAATGAAGTTATATTTAATATTCCAGCAAATACTCTTTGGGGAAATTTTCCTCCTAAAATACCAGAAAGTGACCTAAAACCACTTCCTGCTCCTACTGGATTTGTTGTTTTAGATAATCCAGTAGTTCCAGAGTTTATAGTTGTTCATGATGGACTTCCAGAAGATACATCCGCTCAAAACTATTGGATTCCATTTAAAGACTATATAAAAAATGTTGCAGCATCAGAGATATACTCTACATGGCCAACTCAAACTATTTACTCCAATGTAATAGCCATAATATCATTTACTTTAAATAGAGTTTATACTGAATGGTATAGAAGTAAAGGATATAGCTTTACAATCACATCCTCTACTGCTTATGATCATAAATTTATAAACAATAGAAATTTTTTCGATACTATTAATGTTGTAGTTGATGATATTTTTAATACTTATATTAAGAGACCTCCTACTGCTAGACAGCCCCTATTGGCTCAATACTGCGACGGTCAAAAAGCTCAATGCCCTAATCAAATGACTCAATGGGGTAGTAAAGATTTAGGAGATCAAGGTAAAAGTTACGAAGAAATTTTAAGATACTTCTATGGAGATGAAATCATATTCGAACAGGCACCTGTAGTTAGTGGTGTTCCAGTATCTTATCCTAATGAAACACTGCAAATTGGATCCAATAATAGATATGTTAAAACTATTCAAAATCAACTTAATGCTATCTCTAGATCTTATCCTGCTATACCTAAAGTTAAAGAAGATGGAATTTATGGAGAAAGTACTGCAGAATCTGTAAAAACATTCCAAAGGATATTTGGATTACCTCAAACAGGTGTTGTTGATTTCAAAACTTGGTATGAAATATCTAGAGTGTATGTTGCTGTCACTAAAATAGCCTCTTTAAATCCTACTATTTAA
- a CDS encoding DUF3298 domain-containing protein, giving the protein MNKPKNLIKPILFLTIGFMLIMTIKTTNIFRLQDKVKTSLEETLKVIKVTEEKATIKDKTLVINSKIPKIHYKNEEVERYINSYIRRNINEYINHQRQLNDISDSEYNEEIDINYHVVYEDENLINIIIYRNIKLENKEFKLEKDSYVFDLKTGQRIYLDNFLKDNEDYKEVIEDYIYNNFKNSNLKKYIEKVTIDKNTNYYISEGGINIYFNPYKESKSNLEYEFKIPYDIFKSTIKMVKTDEIVANIDTQTISNKDKYINSVINIPIIMTNNKDIEKNINYKIRNEIMNFYNASKEEAKAFLKDNPDEEGKFVANVYFEVKKNSNNMLSILVTYYKYSGGAHGEYKNVAYNIYMKNGKFLELNELFKANIDYKSVINNEIRKQIEDMAKKDPENIGIYQFTSINDNQKFYIQDNNIVIFFDLYEIAPYAAGIPEFIININTISHILKEDYINIFQ; this is encoded by the coding sequence ATGAATAAACCTAAAAATTTAATTAAGCCTATACTATTTTTAACTATAGGTTTTATGCTTATAATGACTATAAAAACAACTAATATATTTAGATTACAAGATAAAGTTAAAACGAGCTTAGAAGAAACATTAAAGGTTATAAAAGTAACTGAGGAAAAAGCAACTATAAAAGATAAAACATTAGTAATAAATTCAAAAATTCCTAAGATTCATTATAAAAATGAAGAAGTAGAAAGATATATAAATTCATATATAAGAAGAAATATAAATGAGTATATAAATCATCAAAGGCAATTAAATGATATTAGCGATAGTGAATATAATGAAGAAATAGATATTAACTATCATGTTGTTTATGAAGATGAAAACTTAATAAATATAATTATTTATAGAAATATAAAACTAGAGAATAAAGAGTTTAAACTTGAAAAAGATAGTTATGTTTTTGATTTAAAAACTGGTCAAAGAATATATTTAGATAACTTTTTAAAGGATAATGAGGATTATAAAGAAGTTATTGAGGATTATATTTATAATAATTTTAAGAATAGTAATTTAAAGAAATATATAGAAAAAGTAACTATAGATAAAAACACTAATTATTATATAAGTGAAGGTGGTATAAATATATATTTTAATCCTTATAAAGAAAGCAAAAGTAATTTGGAATATGAATTTAAAATCCCTTATGACATATTTAAATCTACTATAAAAATGGTGAAGACTGATGAAATCGTGGCTAATATAGACACGCAAACTATAAGTAATAAGGATAAATATATAAATAGCGTAATAAACATACCTATAATTATGACTAATAATAAGGATATCGAAAAAAATATAAATTATAAAATAAGAAATGAAATAATGAATTTTTATAATGCATCTAAGGAAGAAGCAAAGGCATTTTTGAAAGATAATCCAGATGAAGAGGGCAAATTTGTAGCAAATGTATATTTTGAAGTAAAGAAAAATAGTAATAATATGCTAAGTATACTAGTTACATACTACAAGTATAGTGGAGGAGCACATGGAGAGTATAAAAATGTAGCTTATAATATATATATGAAAAATGGCAAGTTTTTAGAATTAAATGAATTATTCAAAGCTAATATAGATTATAAAAGTGTTATAAATAATGAGATAAGAAAGCAAATAGAAGATATGGCAAAAAAAGACCCAGAAAATATAGGGATATATCAATTTACATCAATAAATGATAACCAAAAATTTTATATACAAGATAATAATATTGTTATATTTTTTGATTTATATGAGATAGCGCCATATGCAGCTGGAATACCAGAATTTATAATAAATATAAATACAATAAGCCATATATTAAAAGAAGACTATATAAATATATTTCAATAA
- a CDS encoding HAD family hydrolase translates to MIKLVAADMDGTLLNSKKEISPNLFETIYKLKDKNIKFVVASGRQYYNLLKIFEDIKDDLIFISDNGSIVFEKGKNILISEIDEKKLVEPIELIRNIDNAYPILCGVNSAYAENDNPEFIYNAKMYYEHLKIVPNILDAIKLDKICKIAVYDGSGAETNSYPLLKKFNKDLLVCLSGENWVDFMNLDINKGKAIKKLQEMYKITHEECMAFGDYLNDYEMMQECKHSYAMANAHPKLKEICNYEAKSNDEDGVIVAISDYLNKNYK, encoded by the coding sequence ATGATAAAACTAGTAGCAGCAGATATGGATGGAACTCTATTAAATAGTAAAAAGGAAATATCTCCAAATCTGTTTGAAACAATATATAAATTAAAAGATAAAAATATAAAATTTGTAGTAGCAAGCGGAAGACAATATTATAATTTATTAAAAATATTTGAAGATATAAAAGATGACTTAATATTTATTAGTGATAATGGTTCCATTGTATTTGAAAAGGGAAAGAATATACTTATTAGTGAAATAGATGAAAAAAAGTTAGTTGAACCTATAGAATTAATACGAAACATAGATAATGCATATCCAATATTATGTGGAGTAAATTCTGCATATGCTGAAAATGATAATCCAGAATTCATATATAATGCAAAGATGTATTATGAGCATTTGAAAATTGTACCAAATATATTAGATGCAATAAAGTTAGATAAAATATGTAAAATAGCTGTATACGATGGAAGTGGAGCTGAAACTAATTCTTATCCTTTATTAAAAAAATTTAATAAGGATTTGTTAGTTTGTTTATCAGGAGAGAATTGGGTTGATTTTATGAACCTAGATATAAATAAGGGTAAAGCAATAAAGAAGCTTCAAGAAATGTATAAAATAACACATGAAGAGTGTATGGCGTTTGGAGATTATTTAAATGATTATGAAATGATGCAAGAGTGTAAGCATAGCTATGCTATGGCAAATGCACATCCAAAACTAAAAGAAATATGTAATTATGAAGCTAAATCTAATGATGAAGATGGAGTTATAGTTGCTATAAGTGACTATTTAAATAAAAATTATAAGTAA
- a CDS encoding DUF1430 domain-containing protein has product MKKIIVLFTSILSIFIFLTSFNKVDIEKINKINSIEGSIAFQFFIPNDNRLSDPNEMYKIIKEVSSEKNVNIFRKSVVANNKGAFEDVKYTLINTNTQFFNVFDFNEKNINTKLKDEEFYSSYNTNDPNQIGLIKDFGNNDNIKIKSFDSLYRSFSVSGVYYAELPKDLSADDFLSVLIKRINHDLDTTYTVENFKYSSQSQINNIQEPLKILDTISFMIIIVSILVITFYILQNSKKISIYKLNGISNIRIWMTIVQNPLNKSYIYTSVIMIIISIINKLPYTFTLSLIFRQIIYYIIFSVFLLIPYTFILKSNLNFNIKNKDNDAYLIKFNFLVKIIFISIITSISAGILLNIKSLIKDLDNISQWEVSKDYGVIYPVLFGNNDIDDEYFDVDFSNKLYNYLNKNGALYIDAGEFQDDIEVGPEFNRHFTMTANINYLNKVNIKDEHNNNISISENETSWIVLVPEKYKSEEHKIINDIKFLREGSYNFENDDMNHKINKDEFMNQEIKIIWTKNNQNLFSFNPDVNTSNKNMVNDPIIEVITENNSLVSDKYGTWGNGGSSPLKVKLINNSTIDTYNDLLPLFKELGLDDNFTTIINLNDLILSRISELKNDIKISLTIVIMIFVCFLVIELQNIIIIFNKYKQKFIIKRSFGIGKFKAYKEFFNIFIGSYIIQILLLFVSNIGIPFDFIKITSLIYIVDLIFILVSISILESKNKIKVLKGE; this is encoded by the coding sequence TTGAAAAAAATAATAGTTCTATTTACATCAATACTTTCTATTTTCATATTTCTTACTAGTTTTAATAAGGTTGACATAGAAAAAATAAATAAAATAAATAGTATAGAAGGCTCAATAGCTTTTCAATTCTTTATTCCTAATGATAATAGACTATCCGACCCTAATGAAATGTACAAAATAATAAAAGAAGTTTCTTCTGAAAAAAATGTTAATATATTTAGAAAATCCGTAGTTGCTAATAATAAAGGCGCATTCGAAGATGTAAAATATACTTTAATTAATACAAATACTCAATTCTTTAATGTATTTGATTTTAATGAAAAAAATATAAATACCAAATTAAAAGATGAAGAGTTTTATAGTAGTTATAATACAAATGATCCGAACCAAATTGGATTAATAAAAGATTTTGGAAATAATGATAATATAAAAATAAAAAGCTTCGATAGTTTGTATAGATCATTTTCAGTATCAGGAGTATATTATGCCGAACTACCCAAAGATTTATCAGCTGATGATTTTCTTAGTGTTCTTATAAAGAGGATAAATCATGATTTAGATACAACATATACTGTTGAAAATTTTAAATATTCAAGTCAATCTCAAATTAATAATATACAAGAACCGCTTAAAATTTTAGATACTATTTCTTTTATGATTATTATAGTTTCCATCCTTGTTATAACATTTTATATTTTACAAAATTCTAAAAAAATAAGTATTTATAAATTAAATGGTATCTCTAATATCAGAATTTGGATGACTATCGTGCAGAATCCTCTAAATAAATCTTATATTTATACAAGTGTAATTATGATAATTATTTCAATAATAAATAAATTACCATACACGTTTACATTGAGTTTAATATTTAGGCAAATAATTTATTATATTATTTTCAGTGTATTTTTGCTGATACCATATACTTTTATACTGAAAAGTAATTTAAATTTTAATATAAAAAATAAAGATAATGATGCATACTTAATAAAATTTAACTTCTTAGTGAAAATCATATTCATCTCTATAATAACATCTATAAGTGCAGGGATACTTCTAAATATCAAGTCTCTTATTAAAGATTTAGATAATATAAGTCAATGGGAAGTTAGTAAAGACTATGGGGTAATCTATCCTGTTTTATTTGGGAATAATGACATAGATGATGAATATTTTGATGTAGATTTCTCTAATAAGTTATATAATTACTTAAATAAAAATGGTGCATTATATATCGATGCTGGAGAGTTTCAGGATGATATTGAGGTTGGTCCAGAATTTAACCGCCATTTTACTATGACAGCAAATATAAACTACTTAAATAAAGTTAATATAAAAGATGAACATAATAACAATATATCCATATCAGAAAATGAAACATCATGGATTGTATTAGTTCCTGAAAAATATAAAAGTGAAGAACATAAAATTATTAATGATATAAAATTCCTAAGAGAAGGTTCTTACAACTTCGAGAATGATGATATGAACCACAAAATAAATAAAGATGAATTCATGAATCAAGAAATTAAAATAATATGGACTAAAAACAATCAGAATTTATTTAGTTTTAATCCTGATGTTAATACATCTAATAAAAATATGGTTAATGATCCTATTATCGAAGTAATAACTGAAAATAATAGCCTTGTTAGTGATAAATATGGTACTTGGGGCAATGGCGGTAGTAGTCCATTAAAAGTAAAATTAATAAATAATAGTACTATTGATACATACAATGACTTATTACCACTTTTTAAGGAGTTAGGTCTAGATGACAACTTTACTACAATTATAAACTTAAATGATTTAATACTTTCTAGAATAAGTGAATTAAAAAACGATATAAAAATCTCACTTACTATTGTAATTATGATTTTTGTATGCTTTTTAGTGATAGAGCTACAAAATATAATAATAATATTTAATAAATATAAACAAAAATTTATTATAAAAAGAAGTTTTGGAATAGGCAAATTTAAGGCTTATAAGGAATTTTTTAACATCTTTATAGGATCATATATAATACAAATTTTATTACTTTTTGTATCTAACATAGGTATTCCATTTGATTTTATAAAAATAACATCATTAATATATATTGTTGATCTTATTTTTATTCTAGTATCAATATCTATATTAGAGAGTAAGAATAAGATTAAAGTATTGAAAGGGGAATAA
- a CDS encoding putative bacteriocin export ABC transporter, with the protein MDSIYKIRNLNKSFSDKTIISNVDLDINKGDMISISGESGSGKSTFLNIIGFLDKPTSGNINLFGKDMTRASKSHINKLLREKIAYLFQNYALIENETIGQNLDVSLIYSKETKKNKESLKKKALEKVGLHLPLNTKVFSLSGGEQQRVSIARILLRPSEIILADEPTGSLDPNTRDDILCLLKELNKLGKTIIIVTHDDYISSQCSRKFRLIEGKLEEY; encoded by the coding sequence ATGGACTCTATATATAAAATTAGAAACCTAAATAAATCTTTTTCAGACAAAACAATTATTTCCAATGTAGACTTAGATATAAACAAAGGAGATATGATTTCAATTTCAGGTGAAAGTGGGTCTGGTAAAAGTACTTTTTTAAATATAATTGGTTTTTTGGATAAGCCAACATCAGGTAATATAAATTTATTTGGCAAAGACATGACAAGAGCATCAAAATCGCATATAAATAAACTTTTAAGAGAAAAAATTGCATATTTATTTCAGAATTATGCACTAATCGAAAATGAGACTATAGGTCAGAACTTAGATGTATCTTTGATATATTCTAAAGAAACTAAAAAAAATAAAGAAAGTTTAAAGAAAAAAGCTTTAGAAAAAGTAGGCTTACACTTACCTTTAAATACAAAAGTATTCTCTTTATCAGGAGGAGAGCAACAAAGAGTTTCAATTGCTCGTATACTATTAAGGCCCTCAGAAATAATATTGGCGGATGAACCAACAGGCTCACTAGATCCAAATACAAGAGACGATATATTATGTTTACTTAAAGAGCTTAATAAATTAGGTAAAACGATAATCATAGTAACTCATGATGATTATATTTCTTCTCAATGTAGTAGAAAATTTAGATTAATCGAAGGAAAGTTAGAAGAATACTAA
- the rlmD gene encoding 23S rRNA (uracil(1939)-C(5))-methyltransferase RlmD: MKRKDIIEFEVDKMEFGGTTVSMLDNREIHMKGGISGQKVKAVVKKARSKKAEVKMLEVLEKSPIETATPCKHFGECGGCTILSVPYEKQLEIKERQVMDLFLQQDIFGFQFLGIEGSPNDRLYRNKMEYTFGDEMKDGPLTLGLHKKGRHIDILTVDGCYLVDQDFIKVLTSTVKYFDEKKLPYYRTMSHKGYLRNLVVRKGINTNELMVNIVTSSQEDFDMTEYKNMLINLDTEAEIVSILHTINDGLADAVQCDELRILHGRDYINEELLGLKFTISPFSFFQTNTKGAEKLYTIAREFVGDHENKIVFDLYSGTGTIGQVMAGAAKKVYGIELIEEAVVAANNNAKLNGLTNCEFVAGDVAKTVKNFKVKPDLIIVDPPRPGVHKDAIRDISGFGAKEIVYISCNPKTLVLDLVEFKNYGYEVEKVKCMDMFPNTPHVETCVKLIKK, encoded by the coding sequence GTGAAAAGAAAAGACATAATTGAATTTGAAGTAGATAAAATGGAGTTCGGTGGAACTACTGTTAGTATGTTAGATAATAGAGAAATCCACATGAAGGGCGGAATAAGTGGACAAAAGGTTAAAGCAGTAGTAAAGAAAGCTAGAAGTAAAAAGGCTGAAGTGAAAATGTTAGAAGTATTAGAGAAATCTCCAATAGAAACAGCTACTCCTTGTAAGCATTTTGGTGAATGTGGAGGATGTACAATATTATCTGTACCATATGAAAAGCAACTTGAAATAAAAGAAAGACAAGTTATGGATTTATTCTTACAGCAAGATATATTTGGATTCCAATTTTTAGGTATAGAGGGAAGTCCAAATGATAGACTATATAGAAATAAAATGGAATATACTTTTGGGGATGAAATGAAGGATGGTCCTCTTACACTAGGTCTTCACAAAAAAGGTAGACATATAGATATTTTAACTGTTGATGGTTGTTATTTAGTAGACCAAGACTTTATAAAAGTATTAACTTCAACTGTAAAATATTTTGATGAAAAGAAATTACCATATTATAGAACTATGAGCCATAAAGGATATTTAAGAAACCTTGTTGTTAGAAAAGGTATAAATACTAATGAACTAATGGTTAATATAGTTACATCATCTCAAGAAGATTTTGATATGACTGAATACAAAAATATGTTAATAAATCTTGATACAGAAGCAGAGATAGTTAGTATATTACACACTATAAATGATGGACTTGCTGATGCGGTTCAATGTGATGAACTAAGAATATTACACGGAAGAGATTATATAAATGAAGAGTTATTAGGTCTTAAGTTTACGATATCTCCATTTTCATTCTTCCAAACTAATACTAAGGGAGCAGAGAAACTTTATACTATAGCGAGAGAATTTGTAGGAGATCATGAAAATAAAATAGTATTTGACTTATATAGTGGAACTGGAACAATAGGACAAGTTATGGCAGGTGCTGCTAAAAAAGTTTATGGTATAGAATTAATAGAAGAAGCAGTAGTAGCGGCTAATAATAATGCCAAGTTAAATGGATTAACTAACTGTGAATTCGTGGCAGGAGATGTAGCAAAAACTGTTAAGAACTTTAAAGTAAAACCTGACTTAATAATAGTTGATCCTCCAAGACCAGGTGTTCATAAAGATGCAATAAGAGATATATCAGGATTTGGTGCTAAAGAAATAGTTTATATTTCATGTAATCCAAAGACTTTAGTTTTAGACTTAGTTGAATTTAAAAATTATGGATATGAGGTAGAAAAAGTTAAGTGTATGGATATGTTCCCTAATACTCCTCATGTTGAAACTTGTGTTAAATTAATAAAAAAATAA
- a CDS encoding pseudouridine synthase, whose translation MAKKQRIDKILSNIGCGSRAEIKKYCKHGSIVVNGKTVTNPGLQVDPEGDEILFNGEKIKYREFIYIMMNKPDGYLSATFDKKDPIVLDLIDPSYLVFEPFPVGRLDKDTEGLLVLTNDGQLSHRVLSPKKHVPKTYYAKIDGVVTDEDVEAFSKGVTLDDGYETMPSQLTILKSGAESEIELTIHEGKFHQVKRMFESVGKKVVYLKRLSMGKLKLDESLALGEYRELTEEEIKLIEEK comes from the coding sequence ATGGCAAAGAAGCAACGTATTGATAAAATACTTTCTAATATAGGATGTGGAAGTAGAGCAGAAATAAAAAAATACTGTAAACATGGAAGTATAGTAGTTAATGGAAAAACAGTAACAAATCCAGGTCTGCAAGTTGATCCAGAAGGTGACGAAATATTATTTAATGGAGAGAAAATTAAATATAGAGAGTTTATATATATAATGATGAATAAGCCAGATGGTTATTTAAGTGCTACATTTGATAAGAAAGATCCAATTGTATTAGATTTAATAGATCCATCATATTTAGTATTTGAGCCTTTTCCAGTAGGAAGATTAGATAAGGATACAGAAGGATTATTGGTTTTAACCAATGATGGACAGTTATCTCATAGAGTTTTATCTCCGAAAAAGCATGTGCCTAAGACTTATTATGCTAAAATAGATGGAGTAGTAACAGATGAAGATGTAGAGGCTTTTTCAAAAGGAGTTACTCTTGATGATGGGTATGAAACTATGCCTTCTCAGTTAACTATATTAAAGAGTGGAGCTGAATCTGAAATTGAACTAACTATTCATGAAGGAAAATTCCACCAGGTAAAAAGAATGTTTGAGAGTGTAGGTAAAAAAGTAGTATACTTAAAAAGGCTCTCTATGGGAAAATTAAAGTTAGATGAGAGTTTAGCCTTAGGAGAATATAGAGAGCTAACTGAAGAAGAAATAAAACTAATAGAAGAAAAATAG
- the fba gene encoding class II fructose-1,6-bisphosphate aldolase, protein MLVSAKEMLIKAKQGRYAVGQFNINNLEWTKAILLTAQENNSPVILGVSEGAGKYMCGYKTVVGMVNGMIEELNITVPVALHLDHGSYDAALKVIEAGFSSVMFDGSHYSIEENIAKTKEIIEIANAKGISVEAEVGAIGGEEDGVVGSGEIANPDECKQIAELGVDMLAAGIGNIHGKYPENWAGLNFDALAAINNATGDMPLVLHGGTGIPEDMIKKAISLGVSKINVNTECQLVFTEATRKYIEDGKDLQGKGFDPRKVLAPGVEAIKACVKEKMELFGSINKA, encoded by the coding sequence ATGTTAGTTTCTGCTAAGGAAATGTTAATTAAGGCAAAACAAGGGAGATACGCTGTAGGTCAATTCAATATAAATAACTTAGAATGGACTAAAGCAATATTATTAACAGCTCAAGAAAATAATTCACCTGTTATATTAGGAGTTTCTGAAGGTGCAGGTAAGTATATGTGTGGTTACAAAACTGTAGTTGGAATGGTAAATGGTATGATAGAAGAGTTAAACATAACAGTTCCAGTTGCACTTCACTTAGACCATGGTAGTTATGATGCTGCATTAAAAGTAATAGAAGCAGGATTCTCTTCTGTTATGTTTGATGGTTCTCACTATTCAATAGAAGAAAATATAGCTAAAACAAAAGAAATAATAGAAATAGCAAACGCTAAAGGAATATCTGTAGAAGCAGAAGTTGGAGCTATAGGTGGAGAAGAAGATGGCGTTGTAGGTTCTGGTGAAATAGCTAATCCAGATGAATGTAAGCAAATAGCTGAATTAGGTGTAGATATGTTAGCTGCTGGTATAGGAAATATACATGGTAAATATCCGGAAAACTGGGCAGGTCTAAACTTTGACGCTCTAGCTGCTATAAATAATGCTACTGGAGATATGCCATTAGTATTACATGGTGGAACTGGTATCCCAGAAGATATGATAAAAAAAGCTATATCTTTAGGAGTATCTAAAATAAATGTTAATACAGAATGTCAATTAGTATTTACTGAAGCAACTCGTAAATACATAGAAGATGGAAAAGATTTACAAGGTAAAGGATTTGACCCTCGTAAAGTATTAGCTCCAGGTGTGGAAGCTATAAAAGCTTGTGTTAAAGAAAAAATGGAATTATTCGGTTCAATAAATAAGGCATAA
- a CDS encoding 5' nucleotidase, NT5C type, with product MRNLNICIDIDGTITNPYHFIPYLNKMYEKNLTEEECTTLDWKELYGENIEEILNKFHDEYISAYDEAEVVEGAKDIISELYEENNLYFVTARSTSLTEITTSWLNKKGFSDIDVYLLGSDYKIEKARELNCNIFIEDNPWNAMQIAKAGIDVILIDTNYNKDVDHERITRVKDWNQIKELIQSKY from the coding sequence ATGAGAAATTTAAATATATGTATAGATATAGATGGGACAATAACTAATCCTTACCATTTCATACCATATCTAAATAAAATGTATGAAAAGAATTTAACGGAAGAAGAGTGTACAACTCTTGATTGGAAAGAACTTTATGGTGAAAATATAGAGGAAATATTAAATAAATTTCATGATGAATATATTAGTGCTTATGATGAAGCTGAAGTTGTAGAGGGAGCTAAGGATATAATAAGTGAATTATATGAGGAAAATAATTTATATTTTGTTACAGCTAGAAGTACTAGCTTAACAGAGATTACAACAAGTTGGCTAAATAAAAAAGGATTTTCCGATATAGACGTATATTTATTAGGAAGCGACTATAAAATAGAAAAAGCAAGAGAATTGAACTGCAACATATTTATAGAGGATAACCCTTGGAATGCTATGCAAATTGCAAAAGCCGGAATAGATGTTATTTTAATAGATACAAATTACAATAAAGATGTTGACCATGAAAGAATAACAAGAGTAAAGGATTGGAATCAGATAAAAGAATTAATACAAAGTAAGTATTAA
- a CDS encoding metallophosphoesterase, with the protein MSLYAIGDLHFSTSVNKPMHIFGGNWDRHEEKIIESWMSKVKKEDTVLVLGDTSWGINLSEAKSDLDIISELPGNKFFIKGNHDYWWTTVTSLNKLYDNCKFIQTNFYEYEDYAICGGRGWICPNDVKFDAKDEQIYKREENRIRISLESARKKGYEKLIVMTHYPPTNDKLEDSIFTKLYEEYNVEKVIYGHLHGKESFKMGLKGIRNGVEYILASCDYLNFDLIQILD; encoded by the coding sequence ATGAGTTTATATGCAATAGGAGATTTACATTTTTCAACTTCTGTTAATAAACCAATGCATATATTTGGAGGCAATTGGGATAGGCATGAAGAAAAAATAATTGAAAGTTGGATGTCAAAGGTAAAAAAAGAAGATACAGTATTAGTGCTAGGAGATACTTCTTGGGGAATTAATTTGTCTGAAGCTAAATCTGATTTAGATATAATAAGTGAGTTACCAGGAAATAAGTTTTTTATAAAGGGAAATCATGATTATTGGTGGACTACTGTGACAAGTTTAAATAAGCTTTATGATAACTGTAAATTTATACAAACTAATTTTTATGAATATGAAGATTATGCTATTTGTGGTGGAAGAGGATGGATTTGTCCAAATGACGTAAAATTTGATGCAAAAGATGAACAAATTTATAAGAGAGAAGAAAATCGTATAAGAATATCTTTAGAATCAGCGAGAAAAAAAGGTTATGAAAAGCTAATAGTGATGACGCATTATCCACCTACTAATGATAAGTTAGAAGACTCTATATTTACCAAGTTATATGAAGAATATAATGTAGAAAAAGTTATATATGGTCACTTACATGGAAAAGAATCATTTAAGATGGGGCTAAAAGGTATAAGAAATGGTGTAGAGTATATATTAGCTTCATGTGATTATTTGAATTTTGATTTAATACAAATATTGGATTAA